The following are encoded in a window of Blastocatellia bacterium genomic DNA:
- a CDS encoding ribonuclease J, translating to MNANKLELIPLGGLGEFGMNCMAWRYGEQMILTDIGMMFPDESLPGVDVVIPDLTFIQEHADQLKAVVLTHAHEDHVGALPYLLRLVNVPVYGARFTVAMVEPKLAEHGLLARARLHPIEPGERVRIAPFEVEFVRSTHSTIDSLAVVIDTPIGTLVHATDFKIDETPVIGLPMDIERLRQIGDRGVLLALVDSTNVERPGRTPSEKAVIPAFEEIFETAPGRIIVTCFASSIHRIQIVLDLAYDYGCKVAVAGRTMQRVIDSAMAERYLDVPPNLMIPLHAVKEFPRDKVVLLVTGCQGEPMAALARMATESYKQIRIEPGDTVVLSARIIPGNEKAVSRLADHIYRRGGRVIDETVCGVHVSGHPCQEDLRLFLQATRPRYLVPIHGDYRRLCRHKEFAVSLGFDPDRIIVAENGQVIEVDEQRARLSQERVFVGRTLIDEAGYEEVEDLIIRDRRHLAEDGFVLAIVMINEVTGHLEDVPQIITRGFIGAGDGTDLLEQARQVVINTVEESSRDESTDWAVMKEKIRIALKRFITKQTARYPLIIPVIIEI from the coding sequence GTGAACGCGAACAAATTGGAACTCATACCACTGGGTGGACTCGGTGAGTTTGGCATGAACTGCATGGCGTGGCGGTACGGCGAGCAAATGATCTTGACGGACATCGGCATGATGTTCCCTGATGAAAGCTTGCCGGGCGTGGACGTCGTCATTCCTGATCTCACGTTTATTCAAGAGCACGCCGATCAATTGAAGGCCGTTGTGCTCACCCATGCTCATGAAGATCATGTGGGTGCATTGCCGTATTTGCTGCGCCTGGTCAATGTGCCCGTTTATGGCGCCCGATTCACCGTAGCGATGGTCGAGCCCAAGTTGGCCGAGCATGGATTGCTGGCCCGCGCCCGGTTGCATCCGATTGAGCCGGGTGAGCGCGTGCGCATCGCCCCGTTTGAGGTGGAGTTCGTGCGCTCGACACACAGCACAATTGACTCACTGGCTGTGGTGATTGACACGCCCATCGGCACGCTGGTTCATGCGACCGACTTTAAGATTGACGAGACGCCGGTCATCGGTCTTCCGATGGACATCGAACGTTTACGGCAGATCGGCGATCGTGGTGTCTTGTTGGCCTTGGTTGATTCCACCAATGTTGAGCGACCTGGTCGCACGCCATCGGAGAAAGCTGTGATTCCGGCGTTTGAGGAAATTTTTGAGACAGCGCCAGGCCGCATCATTGTCACCTGCTTCGCCTCCTCAATCCATCGCATCCAGATCGTGTTGGATTTAGCCTACGACTACGGTTGCAAAGTCGCTGTGGCCGGGCGCACCATGCAACGGGTGATTGACTCGGCGATGGCCGAACGCTATCTGGATGTGCCGCCCAACCTGATGATCCCGTTGCATGCCGTCAAGGAATTCCCACGCGACAAAGTTGTGCTGCTGGTGACCGGCTGTCAAGGCGAGCCAATGGCCGCGTTAGCCCGTATGGCGACGGAATCGTACAAGCAAATTCGTATTGAACCGGGCGACACCGTCGTCTTGTCAGCTCGCATTATACCAGGCAATGAGAAAGCGGTTTCACGGCTGGCCGATCATATCTATCGGCGTGGTGGCCGCGTCATTGATGAGACGGTCTGCGGTGTGCACGTCTCTGGGCATCCGTGTCAAGAAGACCTGCGGCTGTTTCTGCAAGCGACGCGGCCTCGTTATCTCGTCCCGATTCACGGAGACTATCGCCGGTTGTGCCGGCACAAGGAGTTTGCTGTCTCATTGGGATTCGATCCTGATCGCATCATCGTCGCGGAAAACGGTCAGGTCATCGAGGTGGATGAGCAGCGCGCCCGACTGAGTCAGGAGCGCGTCTTTGTCGGACGAACGTTGATTGATGAAGCGGGCTATGAAGAGGTCGAAGATTTGATCATCCGCGACCGGCGCCATCTGGCCGAAGATGGTTTCGTCCTGGCGATTGTGATGATCAACGAGGTGACCGGTCACTTGGAGGATGTCCCGCAGATCATCACGCGCGGCTTTATCGGCGCTGGCGATGGCACGGATTTGTTGGAACAAGCCCGTCAGGTCGTCATCAACACAGTCGAGGAATCTTCACGCGATGAAAGCACCGATTGGGCTGTGATGAAAGAGAAGATTCGCATTGCGCTGAAACGATTCATCACGAAACAGACCGCGCGCTATCCGCTCATTATTCCTGTGATCATTGAAATTTAG
- a CDS encoding Rne/Rng family ribonuclease, with product MAKEMIISSNGFERKIAILDDGVLTEYYVERVDEESEGMVGNIYKGRVTKVLPGMQSAFVAIGLERDAFLYVADVFEGEEIEFEETPPREVKQPAPAAKSALAESEELEKISDEEVEGILQAIAETESKQPSGQTDVALASGRGFDDRVAELIESLVDDLPEPTLSAEDGDEEILASEVDLKSAIIEEKLIEAVHQEEMSDILGEEAVPTEAPTATEAPTATEAPSEPSLSDVRVGSLWAQWSTDESLERVVDEPEPPSADDSALIRSDVPEAEAAPTPLGAPEATSWSEVAEAAPAAPMASVAEDQSSARAPETNVSPMSHAVVVDEPDDSTERGQQAADDAERAPDAPEPVLEDGKAAVRYRKPRAEFAAHRKVRRRRTLDRARSPVETKEAPEPSSSSTSMPTIAELLHEGQDILVQVAKEPIGAKGARVTSHIAIPGRYVVYMPTTEHIGVSRRIPSYVERGRLRKLAAKIRAKLKATGGFIVRTAAEGCEEEQLQEDMKYLVRVWTDIRQRSEKVKAPALLYREVDLVQRILRDRLSDDFTAIRVDNEQDYAQILSFVDHFLPELVSRVKLYTRSTPIFEHYGVQSEIEKSIRPRVWLKSGGYIVINQTEALVAIDVNTGKFVGKTNRFEDTITRTNMEAAREIARQIRLRDLGGIIVLDFIDMEERKNRQKVMQVLEEELRRDRAPAKVLSFNDFGLVAITRKRVKQSLERTLCEPCTYCHGSGMVKSPQTVCYEILDEARRLSDEVQKGQEVVLRVHPVVAQALHDRYRRVREAIESYLKGRVNIETDPLMHQEQFDLAII from the coding sequence ATGGCGAAAGAGATGATTATCAGTTCCAATGGGTTTGAACGAAAGATTGCCATCCTTGATGATGGTGTGCTGACTGAATACTATGTCGAACGCGTTGATGAAGAAAGCGAAGGCATGGTCGGCAATATCTACAAAGGGCGTGTGACGAAGGTGTTGCCCGGCATGCAGTCGGCCTTTGTGGCCATTGGCCTGGAACGCGACGCCTTTTTGTACGTGGCCGATGTGTTTGAAGGGGAAGAGATCGAATTTGAAGAAACACCCCCACGCGAGGTCAAGCAGCCGGCTCCCGCCGCCAAGAGCGCGTTGGCCGAGAGTGAAGAATTAGAGAAGATCAGCGATGAAGAGGTTGAAGGAATTCTCCAGGCCATCGCAGAAACAGAATCCAAGCAACCATCAGGCCAGACCGATGTCGCCTTGGCATCGGGCCGCGGCTTCGATGATCGCGTGGCCGAGTTGATTGAGAGCCTTGTTGATGATCTGCCCGAACCAACGCTCTCGGCTGAAGACGGCGACGAAGAAATCCTTGCATCAGAAGTTGATTTGAAGTCAGCGATCATCGAAGAAAAATTGATCGAAGCTGTTCATCAAGAGGAAATGAGTGACATCCTCGGTGAAGAGGCGGTGCCGACTGAAGCGCCGACGGCGACCGAAGCGCCGACGGCGACCGAAGCGCCCAGTGAGCCTTCCTTGTCGGACGTGCGTGTTGGCTCGCTCTGGGCGCAATGGTCTACTGATGAATCGTTGGAGCGCGTGGTGGATGAACCCGAACCGCCATCTGCTGATGACTCGGCGCTCATCCGTTCCGATGTGCCAGAGGCCGAAGCAGCGCCGACACCGTTGGGTGCGCCGGAGGCCACATCGTGGTCCGAGGTCGCCGAGGCTGCCCCTGCTGCGCCCATGGCGTCAGTTGCCGAGGATCAATCCTCAGCTAGAGCTCCTGAAACGAACGTATCGCCCATGTCACATGCTGTCGTGGTTGATGAGCCAGATGACTCAACCGAGCGTGGCCAGCAGGCCGCAGATGACGCCGAACGCGCCCCAGACGCGCCGGAGCCGGTGCTGGAGGATGGCAAAGCAGCCGTTCGCTACCGCAAGCCGCGCGCCGAATTTGCCGCCCATCGCAAAGTGAGACGTCGTCGCACGCTGGACCGTGCACGATCACCCGTTGAGACGAAAGAGGCGCCTGAGCCCAGTTCGTCCAGCACATCAATGCCCACCATTGCTGAACTGTTGCACGAAGGGCAGGATATTCTGGTGCAGGTGGCCAAGGAACCGATCGGCGCCAAGGGCGCGCGCGTCACCTCACACATTGCGATCCCCGGACGCTATGTTGTCTACATGCCGACAACGGAACACATCGGCGTCTCGCGTCGGATTCCTTCCTACGTCGAGCGCGGGCGACTGCGCAAACTGGCCGCGAAGATACGTGCCAAATTGAAGGCCACTGGCGGCTTTATCGTGCGCACGGCAGCGGAAGGCTGTGAAGAAGAACAGTTGCAGGAAGACATGAAGTACCTGGTGCGCGTCTGGACAGACATCCGCCAGCGAAGCGAAAAAGTCAAAGCGCCCGCGCTGCTGTATCGTGAAGTGGATTTGGTGCAACGTATCTTGCGCGACCGACTGTCGGACGATTTCACCGCCATTCGCGTTGATAATGAACAGGACTATGCTCAGATTCTCAGCTTTGTTGATCACTTCCTGCCTGAGTTGGTGAGCCGCGTCAAGCTCTACACGCGCTCAACACCGATCTTTGAACACTACGGCGTTCAATCGGAGATCGAAAAAAGCATTCGCCCGCGCGTGTGGCTCAAATCTGGCGGCTACATTGTGATCAATCAGACGGAAGCGCTGGTTGCGATTGATGTCAATACGGGCAAGTTCGTCGGCAAAACAAATCGGTTCGAGGATACGATTACGCGAACCAATATGGAAGCGGCCAGAGAAATTGCCCGACAAATTCGGCTGCGCGATCTAGGTGGCATCATCGTGCTGGACTTCATTGATATGGAGGAGCGCAAGAATCGCCAGAAAGTCATGCAAGTATTGGAAGAAGAGTTACGCCGTGACCGCGCGCCGGCCAAGGTTCTTTCGTTTAATGACTTCGGCTTAGTGGCGATTACGCGCAAGCGGGTCAAGCAGAGCCTGGAACGCACGCTGTGTGAGCCATGCACCTATTGTCATGGCAGCGGCATGGTCAAGTCGCCGCAGACGGTCTGCTACGAGATACTGGATGAAGCACGCCGGCTCAGTGATGAGGTCCAAAAGGGGCAGGAAGTCGTCTTGCGCGTGCATCCGGTCGTGGCGCAGGCGCTACATGACCGCTATCGTCGCGTGCGCGAAGCGATCGAGTCGTACCTCAAAGGCAGAGTCAACATTGAAACGGACCCGCTCATGCACCAAGAGCAATTCGACCTAGCCATTATCTGA